The proteins below come from a single Anguilla rostrata isolate EN2019 chromosome 3, ASM1855537v3, whole genome shotgun sequence genomic window:
- the LOC135250960 gene encoding gap junction alpha-3 protein-like: protein MGDWSFLGRLLENAQEHSTVIGKVWLTVLFIFRILILGAAAEDVWGDEQSDFTCNTQQPGCENVCYDEAFPISHIRFWVLQIIFVSTPTLIYLGHVLHIVRMEEKRKEKEEELRKIRLQEEKELLFKNGGGGGANAGGGGRGGGGKKEKPPIRDEHGKIRIRGALLRTYVFNIIFKTLFEVGFILGQYFLYGFQLRPLYKCARWPCPNTVDCFISRPTEKTIFIIFMLVVACVSLLLNLLEIYHLGWKKVKQGMTNEASPEHESLPCADPESEPGPATPIPAPRTVAPVLCYPPNYTEVTAAGGGAYPLPAGPAAEFKMEDPRELISSFYTSNNNNHQQQQHQRRALEQNWANQATERLQTLERKPESPCPSKSPSSPSSPSPTSSPISDGSIHGDQPQEQPPPLDDGEQLPPDKGRVTTMVEMHEAPLVAMDTRRLSRASKTSSVRVRPNDLAV, encoded by the coding sequence ATGGGTGACTGGAGCTTTCTGGGGCGGCTGTTGGAGAATGCTCAAGAACACTCGACGGTGATCGGCAAGGTGTGGCTGACGGTCCTCTTCATCTTCAGGATCCTGATCCTGGGGGCGGCGGCTGAGGATGTGTGGGGCGACGAGCAGTCCGACTTCACCTGCAACACCCAGCAGCCCGGGTGCGAGAACGTCTGCTACGACGAGGCCTTCCCCATCTCCCACATCCGCTTCTGGGTGCTGCAGATCATCTTCGTCTCCACGCCCACCCTCATCTACCTGGGCCACGTGCTGCACATCGTCCGCATGGAGGAGAAGCgcaaggagaaggaggaggagctgcgCAAGATCCGGCTGCAGGAGGAAAAGGAGCTCCTCTTTAAgaacgggggagggggcggggcgaaTGCTGGTGGAGGCGGGAGAGGGGGCGGCGGCAAAAAGGAGAAGCCACCGATCAGAGACGAGCACGGGAAGATCCGCATCAGGGGTGCCCTGCTGCGCACCTACGTGTTCAACATCATTTTTAAGACACTGTTCGAGGTGGGGTTCATCCTGGGCCAGTACTTCCTCTACGGCTTCCAGCTGCGGCCACTGTACAAGTGCGCCCGCTGGCCCTGCCCCAACACGGTGGACTGCTTCATCTCCAGGCCCACGGAGAAAACAATCTTCATCATATTTATGCTTGTGGTGGCTTGCGTGTCCCTTTTGCTGAATTTGTTAGAGATCTATCACCTGGGATGGAAGAAGGTCAAGCAGGGCATGACCAATGAGGCTTCACCCGAGCATGAGTCGCTGCCCTGTGCTGACCCGGAGTCTGAGCCCGGCCCCGCTACCCCAATCCCTGCCCCGAGAACTGTTGCCCCCGTCCTCTGCTACCCGCCGAACTACACAGAGGTGACTgcggcagggggcggggcgtaCCCATTACCAGCGGGGCCCGCGGCCGAGTTCAAAATGGAGGACCCGCGGGAGCTGATCTCCTCCTTCTAcaccagcaacaacaacaaccaccagcagcagcagcaccagcggCGGGCCTTGGAGCAGAACTGGGCCAACCAGGCCACCGAGCGGCTGCAGACTCTGGAGAGGAAGCCCGAGTCCCCCTGCCCCTCCAAAAGCCCTTCCTCCCCCTCGTCCCCCTCCCCGACTTCCTCTCCTATCTCTGATGGCAGTATCCATGGCGACCAGCCACAGGAGCAGCCGCCGCCCCTGGACGACGGCGAGCAGTTACCGCCAGACAAGGGTCGCGTCACCACCATGGTGGAGATGCATGAGGCGCCCCTGGTTGCCATGGATACCCGGCGGCTGAGTCGGGCCAGCAAGACCAGCAGCGTCAGGGTCAGACCTAATGACCTGGCTGTctag